The sequence GTAAATACTCCCCCAAAATAGTGTCTATCGCGGTGACATTTGCAACGCTGAATGAGCAAAATTTACACACAGTCCGTatgcgagcctgtatatctgttttctgtggtcAGGCTGATTGGAGAATTCTACAGCAAAGCCGTCGCATAAAAACGTAATCCGAAGTATCTCTCACGTAGAGTTATTACAAAgaacttatttaaaaatttaaagtacCCACCAGCACGAATATCGAAGTAAGTAACTTACCAAAATCTCCATTTTTTCTTCTCAAGCTATGACTAAACTGGCTCATTAGTAGTAGACTTATCTGATTGAGGTCGAATTTCCGCACAGGCTGTatttattgttataatttatGAATTACATAACATCTACTATCGCCATACTAGTGCACAAAAAGTACTCATCAGCACGAATATCGGCCCCCGAATAAAAAGATAAGCTATATCGTTATCAATATCTTTCCGTCGGGTAACCTAAGTGTTGCTAAAATTTCTAATACGTTCCAGTtgtacataaataaataaactgaaaacACCAACATTTCTCATCCTTGAATTTATATTTCATTGAATCAAAATGGGACAACACGTATCGCGAAACGATTTCGAGTGGGTTTACGACGAACAGCCACATATTGGAAGGCGCAACGCCATGCTGAAGAAATATCCACAGATCAAGAATCTATACGGACCGGACCCAACGTTCAAATATATCGTTTCCGCGATGGTTCTGACGCAAGTGTTTATGATGTATTTGTTGCAGAATCAATCCTGGAAAATAATCACGTTGGTGGCGTACTGCTTCGGAGGAGTAATCAACCATTCTTTAACACTAGCGAATCATGAGATATCACATAACATGGCATTCGGTTATGGTAGACCTTTGGCAAATCGCTACTTTGGAATGTGGTGCAACTTACCGATCGGAATTCCTATATCGGTAtcgtttaaaaaatatcacataCTGCACCATAGATACCTGGCCAACGAAAAACTGGATCCAGATGTACCAAGTATTCTGGAAGCGAAACTATTCTGCAATGCATTTGGTAAATTCATATGGCTAATTCTACAGCCATTGTTCTATTCTTTGAGGCCTTTGTTTGTGAATCCACTTCCGGTGGAAAAACTGGAAGTTATCAACGCAGTGATTCAAATTACGTTCGATGGTCTCGTGGTGTTGATATTTGGCTGGAGAATGCTAGCATATTTGTTGATCGGTACATTCTTAGCTATGAGCATTCATCCGGTAGCTGGTCATTTCATCGCCGAACATTACATGTTTGCAAAAGGTTTCGAAACATACTCATACTATGGATCATTGAACTGGATCACGTTTAATGTTGGATATCATAATGAGCATCATGACTTTCCTGCGATTCCTGGCAGTAGACTACCTGAAGTGAAAAGAATAGCTCCGGAGTTTTACGACACTATACCGCAGCACACATCCTGGGTTCGAGTAATGTACGATTTTGTGATGGACCCAGCGGTCGGTCCATATGCACGGATAAAACGTAAGGCCTTGCAAGAAGCCAACTAGAAAACGTGAAGGTGAGTCATCACCAAAAGTATGAACACGAACTATTGATAAGTGGATGATTGATTTTACGCGAGCAGATAGAAATGATAAAATCATGTTGATAAGCTTTGGTGTGATGTGAAACATGTACGTTGAGATAATCCTGAAGAATGTTACATTGAAGATGGGGTAGTAGTGTGTACTTACTAAATATCATCTATATCGTATACAGCGCAATCCATCTATTgtccaaataaaaataaaattcttatGAGGAAATACTGTAAAATGCCTACGCATTTCGAATGTGCCCGATACATGAACATGGTTATTAtcagaaaaaatagaaaaagaaGAAACGCACCAGTGTATTTATATAATTATAAGAGTGTTAAATGTTACATTAAATTCCAAAAAATGACCTAAGTTGTTCCTGCTTATATTTGAACTCTACGAACAGGTTTTACATCTACAAATGAAACAGATTTTAAGTTCGATGAAGGTTCAACCAATGTTGAATGGTTATACGAAACATCCAATCATACATCCAACTAATCTAATCcagttaaggatcaagagtaaaccaagttaacttgttttggtaatttgtgtattacgtacattttatttggtacgtatgtcatagatctatgtattcataaatGCAGtgaaaccagtttatcaaagtggcttgcacgattgagtttcaaacaatcttctttagcaaaaatttattgtcaaatgaatgttaagcctgactttctggatgaaatatcagttttgattaatttttcgccaacgtttgatggaaaattgcttatatTTTATGAAtgaagattttaattccctaataaaaaaggtaGTAactctgcttcaatgcatttgtattagattgcgctacacaaaataaacaaaactaaatatttctgttacaaaagcagttttccggaaataaTAAATAGTTGTACGATAACAtttcatatccattgcctttcgcgtgttaaattaaaggttccttttTGCGGGTTtatttatagaaggtacgtaaacctatatatcgcaataatttctgcaagaggaaatccatataggaatgtgtttgtcgct comes from Malaya genurostris strain Urasoe2022 chromosome 3, Malgen_1.1, whole genome shotgun sequence and encodes:
- the LOC131438646 gene encoding sphingolipid delta(4)-desaturase DES1-like — protein: MGQHVSRNDFEWVYDEQPHIGRRNAMLKKYPQIKNLYGPDPTFKYIVSAMVLTQVFMMYLLQNQSWKIITLVAYCFGGVINHSLTLANHEISHNMAFGYGRPLANRYFGMWCNLPIGIPISVSFKKYHILHHRYLANEKLDPDVPSILEAKLFCNAFGKFIWLILQPLFYSLRPLFVNPLPVEKLEVINAVIQITFDGLVVLIFGWRMLAYLLIGTFLAMSIHPVAGHFIAEHYMFAKGFETYSYYGSLNWITFNVGYHNEHHDFPAIPGSRLPEVKRIAPEFYDTIPQHTSWVRVMYDFVMDPAVGPYARIKRKALQEAN